Proteins encoded within one genomic window of Polaribacter sp. NJDZ03:
- a CDS encoding polysaccharide lyase 6 family protein, whose product MKKIASIFFTVLIFICFKSNAQDILVSNITEYNNAIKTVKPGTAIILKNGIWTDVELNAYGKGTANNVINIKAETAGKVIINGNSTLNIYGEYIIVSGLWFKDGHSSFKSVVQFKKDSNTFANHCRFTNSTISYFRVDTGIKDHWVDLWGKNNRVDHNNFTGKTSPGTTLVVWLKGEEHIENNHRIDHNLFGSREELGTNGGETIRIGTSTNSKKSSKTLVEKNVFESCNGEIEIISNKSGDNIYRDNLFIGSKGALTLRHGDNALVERNVFLGNGVSKTGGIRVINSNHIIRNNLFVGLEGDGYRGPIVVMNGVPDSPLNRYEQVKNVDIQNNTIINSGPISFGAGMDAERTLAPINTNFSNNLIYSTKLGRNILFVDSVKGITFNNNYIDASTAQVLQGFNTTKIDWNKIGSLSIPSVNNSDLLQVTKNDKSYDKDITNAIRELFNAGAFNLDSKKLPKALKLRAGTGWTPKIVLPIVKAIEISVEPGIETLRKVIEKASTGSILYLKDGTYFLEKKIKVSKNITIIGTKKGTTIIKAKNDLEKPIDYLFRINEGVTLNISHITLDGENSNLKYAIVSPDKQEKGLYNLFADHIVFQNFTNTNGGSVFKAYNGTKADTLSFINSRFENNYRGLNLSYDKDLMGIYNANTIILDNSVFLNIEEAAVNYIRKTPSSEIPGGNLLIKNCIFNKVYNQEKGKIIKADGIYKVEILNSVFENNYKVKTPVSLVGSHNFISNCLIHNSGFVEVNKRATKSNIIYKNPKWKDNVLFIPSDKSELLKKNNTIDTIGLKL is encoded by the coding sequence ATGAAGAAAATAGCTTCAATATTTTTTACTGTTTTAATTTTTATTTGTTTTAAAAGTAATGCGCAAGATATTTTAGTATCAAACATTACTGAGTATAATAATGCTATTAAGACTGTTAAACCTGGTACTGCTATTATTCTTAAAAATGGTATTTGGACTGATGTTGAACTGAATGCTTATGGAAAAGGAACCGCTAATAATGTTATAAATATTAAAGCTGAAACTGCTGGTAAAGTTATAATTAATGGTAATTCTACATTAAATATTTATGGTGAGTATATAATTGTAAGTGGTCTATGGTTTAAAGATGGTCATTCTTCTTTTAAATCGGTTGTGCAGTTTAAAAAAGATTCAAATACATTTGCTAATCATTGTCGTTTTACAAATTCTACAATTTCATATTTTAGGGTAGATACTGGTATAAAAGATCATTGGGTAGATCTTTGGGGTAAAAATAACAGAGTAGATCACAATAATTTTACTGGTAAAACGAGCCCTGGAACTACGTTGGTAGTTTGGTTAAAAGGAGAAGAACACATAGAAAATAATCATAGAATTGATCATAATTTATTTGGTTCTAGAGAGGAATTAGGTACAAATGGTGGTGAAACAATTAGAATTGGTACGAGTACCAATTCTAAAAAATCTTCTAAAACATTAGTAGAAAAAAATGTTTTTGAAAGTTGTAATGGAGAAATAGAAATTATTTCAAACAAATCTGGTGATAACATTTATAGAGACAATTTATTTATTGGTAGCAAGGGAGCTTTAACTTTAAGACATGGTGATAATGCTTTGGTAGAGAGAAATGTTTTTTTAGGAAATGGTGTTTCTAAAACAGGAGGTATTAGAGTTATAAATTCTAATCATATTATTAGAAATAACCTATTTGTAGGTCTAGAAGGTGATGGTTATAGAGGCCCTATTGTTGTTATGAATGGTGTACCAGATTCTCCTTTAAATAGATATGAACAAGTTAAAAATGTAGATATTCAGAATAATACCATTATTAATTCTGGTCCAATTTCTTTTGGTGCAGGAATGGATGCTGAAAGAACATTAGCTCCCATTAATACTAATTTTTCTAATAATTTAATATACAGTACTAAGTTGGGGCGTAATATTTTGTTTGTTGATAGTGTAAAGGGAATTACTTTTAATAATAACTATATAGATGCTTCTACAGCTCAAGTTTTACAAGGTTTTAATACAACAAAAATAGATTGGAATAAAATAGGTTCCCTTTCAATTCCCTCTGTAAATAATAGTGATTTGTTACAGGTTACTAAAAACGATAAAAGTTATGATAAAGACATTACTAATGCTATAAGAGAACTATTTAATGCCGGTGCTTTTAATTTAGATTCTAAAAAATTACCTAAAGCTTTAAAGTTAAGGGCAGGTACTGGGTGGACACCAAAAATAGTTTTACCAATTGTTAAAGCTATAGAAATTAGTGTGGAACCAGGTATAGAAACTTTAAGAAAAGTAATCGAAAAGGCATCAACTGGTTCTATCTTATATTTAAAAGACGGAACATATTTCTTAGAAAAGAAAATTAAAGTATCTAAAAATATTACCATTATCGGGACAAAAAAAGGGACGACTATTATTAAAGCAAAAAACGATTTAGAAAAGCCAATAGATTACCTCTTCAGAATAAATGAAGGTGTTACTTTAAATATAAGTCATATTACTTTAGACGGAGAAAATAGCAATTTAAAGTATGCTATTGTTTCTCCGGATAAACAAGAAAAAGGACTTTATAATTTATTTGCAGACCATATTGTTTTTCAGAATTTTACAAATACCAATGGAGGTAGTGTTTTTAAAGCCTATAATGGTACTAAAGCAGATACTTTGAGTTTTATAAACTCAAGATTCGAAAATAATTATAGGGGTTTAAATCTTTCTTATGATAAAGATTTAATGGGCATATATAATGCTAATACTATTATTTTAGATAATTCTGTTTTTTTAAATATAGAAGAAGCTGCAGTAAATTATATTAGAAAAACACCTAGTTCAGAGATTCCTGGAGGAAATTTATTGATTAAAAATTGCATTTTTAATAAAGTATATAATCAAGAAAAAGGAAAAATTATAAAAGCAGATGGAATTTATAAAGTTGAAATTTTAAACTCTGTTTTTGAAAACAATTATAAAGTAAAAACACCTGTAAGCTTAGTTGGGTCCCATAATTTTATATCTAACTGTTTAATACATAACAGTGGTTTTGTTGAAGTAAATAAAAGAGCTACAAAGAGTAATATTATTTACAAAAATCCTAAATGGAAAGATAATGTTCTTTTTATTCCGAGTGATAAGTCTGAATTATTAAAGAAAAATAATACGATTGATACCATAGGTTTAAAATTATAA
- a CDS encoding polysaccharide lyase family 7 protein, giving the protein MILKNIVLYLMVLCFFSFISCNTKESTLLEPEVIIDKDETNSITYADIDFTNWKVTLPVDADGNGSPDEYKPNVLINGGYRNIDAVKPYMYDDTSHASIVFYTFPKTSTANSSYSRTELRELIKPTDSKVNWTLDTGGTLKGKLKILEISKDNSSSREYHRVIVMQIHGIISIDDMKKHGFSSNNGPPLIKMTWIDGDLWVYKKSLKNESTSGDDLLDVSSDTWTDEKYNMGTVGFNEFEFRITATKGKIELQLNNETPYIYEDLSLDKWPFENYYKAGNYLTTTNAGAFSKLKYYSLSVSH; this is encoded by the coding sequence ATGATTTTAAAAAATATAGTTTTATATTTAATGGTATTATGCTTCTTTTCTTTTATTTCTTGTAATACTAAAGAAAGCACACTATTAGAGCCAGAGGTTATAATTGATAAAGATGAAACAAATTCTATAACTTATGCAGATATAGATTTTACAAACTGGAAAGTAACCTTGCCTGTAGATGCGGATGGTAACGGAAGTCCGGATGAATATAAACCCAACGTTTTAATAAACGGAGGCTACAGAAATATAGATGCAGTAAAACCATATATGTATGATGATACTTCGCATGCGTCAATTGTGTTTTACACATTTCCAAAAACATCTACAGCAAATAGTTCATATTCTAGAACAGAATTAAGAGAATTAATTAAGCCAACAGACTCTAAAGTAAATTGGACTTTAGATACCGGTGGGACTTTAAAAGGTAAACTTAAAATATTAGAAATCTCTAAAGACAATTCTTCTTCTAGAGAATATCACAGAGTAATTGTTATGCAAATTCATGGAATTATTTCTATTGATGACATGAAAAAGCATGGTTTTTCGTCAAACAATGGGCCACCATTAATTAAAATGACTTGGATAGATGGCGACTTGTGGGTATATAAGAAGTCTTTAAAAAATGAAAGTACTTCTGGCGATGATTTGTTAGATGTTTCTAGCGATACTTGGACAGATGAAAAATACAATATGGGAACTGTTGGGTTTAATGAGTTTGAGTTTAGAATTACAGCTACAAAAGGAAAAATAGAATTACAATTAAACAATGAAACGCCTTATATTTATGAAGATCTAAGTTTAGATAAATGGCCTTTCGAAAATTATTACAAAGCAGGCAATTACTTA